The sequence GATGCCGGCCAGCGCCCGGAACAGCGTCGATTTGCCGCTGCCCGACGGCCCCTTGAGCAGCACGCTCTGGCCCGGCCCGGCCTGCAGCGACACGCCGCTGAGCAGGGTTGCTCCGGTCGGCAGCTTCAAGGACAGGTCGCTGACCGCCAGCGTGTCGGCGGCCAGGGGATGCGCGTCATTTGCTATTAAATTACTAGCTGCCTGCGCCCGTCCCTGTTGCGCGACAGCACTGATATTGTCTTCAAAACTGGTCAGGCGGTCGGTCGTGGCGCGCCAGGCGGCCAGGCTGCTGTAGTTGTCCACCAGCCAGCTCAGAGAATCCTGTACGCGCCCGAAGGCCGAGGAAATCTGGATCAATTCGCCCAGCTGGATGGCGCCGCTGAAAAAGCGCGGCGCCGCCACGATGAACGGAAACACCACCGCCGCCTGGCCAAAGAAGTTGGTGAACCAGACCAGGTTTTTCTGCTTCTTGATCAGTTTGAGGTAGTTGGTCAGCACGGCGGCAAAGCGCGTATCTAACTGCGCGCGCTCCACCGCTTCGCCCTTGTCCAGCGCAATCGATTCGCTGTATTCGCGCACCCGCACCATGTGGTGCCGGAAGTCCGCCTCGACCTGCTGCTGCTGGAAGTTGAGCCGGATCTGCGGCCGGCCGATGTAGTGCGTGATCACGCTGCCGGCCACGCAGTACAGCACCGCCATCCAGACCATGAAACCTGGAATGGAGTAGCTGGCGCCATTGAAGTTGAAGGCAAATGCGCCCGACAGCGACCACAGGATGCCGACAAAACTCACCAGCGTGACCACCGCGTTCAGCAGGCCCATGCTCAGCGAGATGCTGTAGGTGGTGAACAGGTTGATGTCTTCCTGGATACGCTGGTCCGGGTTGTCGGGCGTGCCGTTGGCATCGCCGTTGCCGGTGAAGCGCGCCAGCTCCAGCTTGTAGAACGCATGGTCGGCGAGCCAGCGCTCCAGGTAATGCGCGGTCATCCAGGCGCGCCAGCGCACCTCCAGCAACTGCGTCAGGTAAAAGCGGTACACAGCGATGATGATGAAGGCAAACGCCAGGTAGGTGAAGCGCGCCAGCTGCGTCCAGAAGACCGCCGCGTCCTTGTTCTGCAGCGCGTCGTAGAACACCCGGTTCCACTCGTTGAGCAGCACCAGCATGTACACCGCGCCCAGGTTCAGCA comes from Polaromonas naphthalenivorans CJ2 and encodes:
- a CDS encoding ABC transporter ATP-binding protein/permease gives rise to the protein MNLLSRIAQKLRDFKHFSRRVWTLSAPYFRSEDKWKARGLLAAIVLLNLGAVYMLVLLNEWNRVFYDALQNKDAAVFWTQLARFTYLAFAFIIIAVYRFYLTQLLEVRWRAWMTAHYLERWLADHAFYKLELARFTGNGDANGTPDNPDQRIQEDINLFTTYSISLSMGLLNAVVTLVSFVGILWSLSGAFAFNFNGASYSIPGFMVWMAVLYCVAGSVITHYIGRPQIRLNFQQQQVEADFRHHMVRVREYSESIALDKGEAVERAQLDTRFAAVLTNYLKLIKKQKNLVWFTNFFGQAAVVFPFIVAAPRFFSGAIQLGELIQISSAFGRVQDSLSWLVDNYSSLAAWRATTDRLTSFEDNISAVAQQGRAQAASNLIANDAHPLAADTLAVSDLSLKLPTGATLLSGVSLQAGPGQSVLLKGPSGSGKSTLFRALAGIWPFATGRAQLPPDAMFIPQRPYFPDGSLRNALAYPQPAAQYDDAALKRALTDALLPQLASRLDDEDAWSQKLSGGEQQRLAIARVLLKKPRWIFADEATSALDEAAERNIYDKLLASVKTAKGSLVSIAHRPTVAAFHGTLWELEKLPEGAPALYRVRETPHDGLAQKA